A region of Candidatus Methylomirabilota bacterium DNA encodes the following proteins:
- the bamD gene encoding outer membrane protein assembly factor BamD — translation MVRRALYLVAVLLLSGGCASVAEVTGTATQDDLVQLRADVAALQNSIRQIKTQVDTLAPQAEGRQRDAENERQAAGLRQRLDGLATTLTTLSTRLDDLSARIEALSRQPRGATSPPAPGASPTATPPPASAPPAVSTARPAPPSPTPPAGARSATGAVQPQDLYQAAYIDFSRGSYALAITGFREFLRRHPDHELAAGAQYWIGEAQLGLARGYADAGQTEETTKALQQAVQEFRKVLANYPRGDKAPAALYKEAITLIELKQPTLAQARLQYLVDNFPQAEETPLARERLAALKER, via the coding sequence ATGGTGAGGCGGGCGCTCTACCTCGTCGCTGTCCTGCTGCTTTCCGGCGGTTGCGCGAGTGTGGCCGAGGTCACCGGCACCGCGACGCAGGACGACCTCGTCCAGCTGCGCGCTGACGTCGCCGCGCTCCAAAACTCCATCCGCCAGATCAAGACCCAGGTCGACACGCTGGCCCCGCAGGCGGAGGGGCGGCAGCGCGACGCGGAGAACGAGCGGCAGGCAGCCGGGCTGAGGCAGCGGCTCGACGGACTGGCGACGACGCTCACGACGCTGTCGACGCGCCTCGACGATCTGAGCGCCCGGATCGAGGCGTTGAGCCGCCAGCCCCGCGGCGCCACCTCGCCGCCCGCGCCTGGCGCATCTCCGACGGCGACGCCACCGCCCGCGTCGGCACCCCCCGCTGTGTCGACGGCGCGACCGGCACCACCGTCACCCACGCCGCCGGCCGGCGCCCGATCGGCCACGGGCGCCGTCCAGCCACAGGATCTCTACCAGGCGGCGTACATCGACTTCAGCCGGGGCAGCTACGCCCTCGCCATCACCGGGTTCCGGGAGTTCCTGCGGCGCCACCCCGACCATGAGCTGGCCGCCGGCGCACAGTACTGGATCGGCGAGGCGCAACTGGGCCTGGCCCGCGGCTACGCCGACGCGGGCCAGACGGAGGAGACGACCAAGGCCCTGCAGCAAGCGGTGCAGGAGTTCAGGAAGGTGCTGGCGAATTATCCGCGGGGCGACAAGGCGCCCGCGGCGCTCTACAAGGAAGCGATCACGCTCATCGAGCTCAAGCAGCCCACGCTGGCCCAGGCGCGCCTGCAGTACCTCGTCGACAATTTCCCCCAGGCCGAGGAGACCCCGCTGGCGAGGGAACGACTCGCTGCGCTCAAGGAGCGCTGA
- a CDS encoding zf-HC2 domain-containing protein, with protein MLIHYRTRRRIGAWLDGALGDRQARSTAAHLSECARCRHEADELRRLRTLLRGAVPTPPAPDWTGFWAGVARGLDADRRAAPAPAAWPSCRLRWRPRLAFGGALAAAVLVSLTLWQALSSPPVPEAAVIVRSARTEYPGGTVMVYAPAEQDMAVVWVFGLE; from the coding sequence GTGCTGATCCACTACCGGACGCGACGGCGCATCGGCGCCTGGCTCGACGGCGCTCTGGGCGACCGACAGGCGCGCTCGACGGCCGCTCACCTCTCGGAGTGCGCCCGGTGCCGGCACGAGGCCGACGAGTTGCGTCGCCTCCGGACCCTCCTGCGCGGCGCTGTCCCGACGCCTCCCGCCCCGGACTGGACCGGCTTCTGGGCGGGCGTGGCGCGGGGGCTCGACGCCGACCGCCGCGCCGCCCCGGCGCCTGCCGCGTGGCCATCCTGCCGGCTCCGGTGGCGGCCACGCCTGGCGTTCGGCGGCGCGCTGGCCGCGGCGGTCCTGGTTTCACTGACGCTCTGGCAGGCCTTGTCTTCGCCTCCGGTGCCCGAGGCGGCGGTCATCGTCAGGTCGGCGAGGACGGAGTACCCGGGCGGCACGGTCATGGTGTACGCGCCTGCCGAGCAGGATATGGCCGTCGTCTGGGTCTTCGGCCTGGAATAG
- a CDS encoding alpha/beta fold hydrolase yields MTLAASDGAALEARLGLPAAPSGGIVICHPHPLYGGDMDNPVVVRVVEVCGELGFATLRFNFRGVGRSTGIHGGGRDEQRDIEAAVTSLREATGAGLPLALAGYSFGATVAAQVVARQDADAAVTGLALIAPPVAVMGDAPFLALAAIDVPLLIVAGSRDEYCPRDALEALRRSLPRAAFTVIDGANHFFFGKLFPLGEAVAGWARRLEARQASRRGGAG; encoded by the coding sequence GTGACCCTCGCGGCCAGCGACGGCGCGGCCCTCGAGGCCCGCCTTGGCCTGCCCGCCGCTCCGTCGGGCGGGATCGTGATCTGCCACCCCCATCCCCTCTACGGCGGTGACATGGACAACCCCGTGGTCGTCCGCGTCGTCGAAGTCTGCGGGGAGCTCGGTTTCGCGACCCTGCGCTTCAACTTCCGGGGCGTGGGCCGCTCCACAGGGATCCACGGCGGGGGACGGGACGAGCAGCGCGACATCGAGGCGGCCGTGACCTCTCTCCGCGAGGCCACCGGCGCCGGCCTTCCACTGGCGCTCGCCGGGTACTCCTTCGGCGCCACCGTCGCCGCCCAGGTCGTGGCCCGGCAGGACGCGGACGCGGCGGTCACCGGGCTGGCGCTGATCGCCCCCCCGGTCGCCGTCATGGGCGACGCGCCCTTCCTGGCGCTGGCGGCCATCGACGTGCCCCTGCTCATCGTCGCCGGCAGCCGTGACGAGTACTGCCCGCGCGACGCGCTCGAGGCGCTCCGGCGGAGCCTGCCGCGCGCCGCCTTCACCGTCATCGACGGCGCGAACCATTTCTTCTTCGGCAAGCTCTTCCCCCTGGGCGAGGCGGTGGCGGGCTGGGCTCGCCGGCTAGAAGCGCGGCAGGCGAGCCGGCGTGGCGGTGCCGGCTGA
- a CDS encoding DUF502 domain-containing protein → MRNWLKGRLITGFFVTVPAVATAWLLWVFWSGIDDIFTPMYERIFGHPVRGLGFLTAVVVILLMGIIARNVAGRRVLAWGELLLLKVPVFGRLYPSVKTLVDAFSPERRSAFKAVVLVQHPREGGYAFGFVTSEVMVDTPTGKVEMVTTFVPTNNLYLGDVVLVPRADVMPTGLTVEEGIRIILSAGTATPARLPRF, encoded by the coding sequence GTGCGGAACTGGTTGAAGGGCCGGCTCATCACCGGCTTCTTCGTGACCGTGCCCGCGGTGGCCACCGCCTGGCTCCTGTGGGTCTTCTGGAGCGGGATCGACGACATCTTCACGCCGATGTACGAGCGCATCTTCGGCCATCCCGTGCGGGGGCTGGGCTTCCTCACCGCGGTGGTCGTGATTCTCTTGATGGGCATCATCGCCCGGAACGTCGCCGGCCGGCGCGTGCTGGCCTGGGGGGAGCTGCTGCTCCTCAAGGTCCCGGTCTTCGGCCGGCTCTACCCATCGGTCAAGACGCTGGTGGACGCCTTCTCGCCCGAGCGCCGCAGCGCCTTCAAGGCGGTGGTCCTCGTCCAGCATCCCCGTGAAGGCGGGTACGCCTTCGGGTTCGTGACCAGCGAGGTCATGGTCGATACGCCGACCGGCAAGGTGGAGATGGTGACCACCTTCGTTCCCACCAACAACCTGTATCTGGGCGACGTCGTGCTGGTCCCGCGCGCCGACGTCATGCCGACCGGGCTGACCGTCGAGGAAGGCATCCGGATCATCCTCTCAGCCGGCACCGCCACGCCGGCTCGCCTGCCGCGCTTCTAG